Proteins encoded together in one Portunus trituberculatus isolate SZX2019 chromosome 39, ASM1759143v1, whole genome shotgun sequence window:
- the LOC123515433 gene encoding tetraspanin-9-like isoform X1, producing MGGRTGFTCVRHSLCVLNTFMWIVGCSMLGAGIWLRLAYGGYASLLHQYSVISADSLCLAAGIITFVLAFCGCCGAWFQSRCMLITYFILVVLVFTLQLVAGTLAFAFRGEVSATLIKELQDGIRRSFNETSDNAVAITWNHLQSQFHCCGVEGPNDWFKIAAWPQEDWVPHACCYTKFTSDQDCGRTNEPDHWYQVGCYVQVKMWFIERLHVVGLVGMVFAFVQLFGMIASLLLFCTLGYKRRSHTYKSYHSDT from the exons ATTGTGGGGTGTTCCATGCTGGGGGCCGGCATTTGGCTTCGTCTGGCCTACGGGGGATATGCCTCGCTGCTACACCAGTACTCTGTCATCTCTGCGGACTCACTCTGTCTGGCGGCAGGAATCATCACCTTTGTGCTGGCCTTCTGTGGATGCTGTGGTGCCTGGTTCCAGAGTCGCTGCATGCTGATCACT TATTTCATTCTGGTGGTACTGGTGTTCACGCTGCAGTTGGTGGCAGGAACACTTGCCTTTGCCTTCCGCGGGGAGGTCTCAGCAACACTGATCAAGGAGCTGCAGGATGGCATTCGAAGGTCATTCAATGAGACCTCTGACAATGCCGTGGCAATCACTTGGAATCACCTTCAGTCACAGTTTCAT tgttgtggtgtggagGGCCCCAACGACTGGTTCAAGATAGCAGCCTGGCCACAGGAGGACTGGGTGCCTCATGCCTGCTGCTACACAAAGTTCACTTCAGATCAAG ACTGTGGCAGGACCAATGAGCCGGACCACTGGTACCAGGTGGGCTGTTATGTGCAGGTCAAGATGTGGTTCATTGAGCGTCTGCATGTGGTGGGGCTGGTCGGCATGGTGTTTGCCTTTGTGCAG CTATTTGGCATGATTGCATCACTGCTGCTGTTCTGCACGCTGGGTTACAAGCGCCGCTCCCACACCTACAAGTCATACCATTCGGATACCTGA
- the LOC123515433 gene encoding tetraspanin-9-like isoform X2, whose product MLGAGIWLRLAYGGYASLLHQYSVISADSLCLAAGIITFVLAFCGCCGAWFQSRCMLITYFILVVLVFTLQLVAGTLAFAFRGEVSATLIKELQDGIRRSFNETSDNAVAITWNHLQSQFHCCGVEGPNDWFKIAAWPQEDWVPHACCYTKFTSDQDCGRTNEPDHWYQVGCYVQVKMWFIERLHVVGLVGMVFAFVQLFGMIASLLLFCTLGYKRRSHTYKSYHSDT is encoded by the exons ATGCTGGGGGCCGGCATTTGGCTTCGTCTGGCCTACGGGGGATATGCCTCGCTGCTACACCAGTACTCTGTCATCTCTGCGGACTCACTCTGTCTGGCGGCAGGAATCATCACCTTTGTGCTGGCCTTCTGTGGATGCTGTGGTGCCTGGTTCCAGAGTCGCTGCATGCTGATCACT TATTTCATTCTGGTGGTACTGGTGTTCACGCTGCAGTTGGTGGCAGGAACACTTGCCTTTGCCTTCCGCGGGGAGGTCTCAGCAACACTGATCAAGGAGCTGCAGGATGGCATTCGAAGGTCATTCAATGAGACCTCTGACAATGCCGTGGCAATCACTTGGAATCACCTTCAGTCACAGTTTCAT tgttgtggtgtggagGGCCCCAACGACTGGTTCAAGATAGCAGCCTGGCCACAGGAGGACTGGGTGCCTCATGCCTGCTGCTACACAAAGTTCACTTCAGATCAAG ACTGTGGCAGGACCAATGAGCCGGACCACTGGTACCAGGTGGGCTGTTATGTGCAGGTCAAGATGTGGTTCATTGAGCGTCTGCATGTGGTGGGGCTGGTCGGCATGGTGTTTGCCTTTGTGCAG CTATTTGGCATGATTGCATCACTGCTGCTGTTCTGCACGCTGGGTTACAAGCGCCGCTCCCACACCTACAAGTCATACCATTCGGATACCTGA